From one Prochlorococcus marinus str. MIT 0912 genomic stretch:
- a CDS encoding cyclic nucleotide-binding domain-containing protein translates to MDFNFFKIADRLLVDWVNKNAQLINIQKESFLINESKMLNSIFILVSGSLEVIKSVKDSDPLVLSTLNEGAMIGEMSFMLASNPSASVISKSEIEILKIDFHLLRNEFSRNKLLSSSFYKLISIKLCYQLLTQNKLIGYSHSKYNDEREPLRKFISLFSSLNEIDIDWISQKSKLITFEKDDFVINQGEILNYVYIVISGKGDVLINVDEQNKIVGISKRGELLGETSMLVEEQKYASASIKAITQMDILAISRNTLYEKIYEDIDFAIRFYKGLAIMLSQRSRDQLKRLDIEFQFYEYHNYDIKRDFEEDELNLELMSSISKASNHFDRLCNQLYST, encoded by the coding sequence ATGGATTTCAATTTTTTTAAAATAGCAGATCGACTTTTGGTTGATTGGGTAAATAAAAATGCACAATTAATTAATATTCAAAAAGAAAGTTTTTTAATAAATGAATCCAAAATGTTAAACAGTATATTTATACTTGTTTCAGGGAGTTTAGAAGTAATAAAATCAGTTAAAGATTCAGATCCACTTGTACTTTCCACTCTAAATGAAGGTGCGATGATCGGAGAAATGTCCTTCATGTTGGCTTCTAATCCTTCCGCATCAGTCATTTCGAAATCTGAAATTGAAATATTAAAAATTGATTTTCATTTGCTTAGAAATGAATTTTCAAGGAATAAATTACTTTCTAGCTCTTTTTATAAACTTATTTCTATAAAGCTTTGTTATCAATTATTAACACAAAATAAATTAATTGGATATTCACATAGCAAATATAATGACGAGAGAGAGCCACTTAGAAAATTCATTTCATTATTTTCATCTCTTAATGAAATTGATATTGATTGGATTTCACAAAAAAGCAAGTTAATTACATTTGAGAAAGATGACTTTGTAATCAATCAAGGAGAAATACTTAATTATGTTTATATAGTTATCTCAGGGAAAGGAGATGTTCTTATTAATGTAGATGAACAAAATAAGATAGTTGGCATTTCAAAAAGAGGAGAGCTTTTGGGCGAGACTTCTATGCTAGTAGAAGAACAGAAATATGCTTCTGCATCAATAAAAGCAATTACACAGATGGATATATTGGCAATTTCTAGAAATACTTTATATGAAAAAATTTATGAGGATATTGATTTTGCAATTAGATTTTATAAAGGTTTAGCAATAATGCTTTCTCAACGCTCAAGAGATCAACTCAAAAGGCTTGATATCGAATTTCAATTTTATGAATATCATAATTATGATATTAAAAGAGATTTTGAAGAAGATGAATTAAATCTTGAATTAATGTCATCAATATCCAAAGCTTCTAATCACTTTGATCGTCTTTGTAATCAGCTTTATTCCACTTAA
- a CDS encoding ATP-binding cassette domain-containing protein, whose translation MDTLHILDGDILLLPSKDIFIEKGSLIIIAEVRESKTSEVLYRKVIKEFKEGDLIPIIKTENNILLYIRALDETIIKDYQFKTQAELNECENNIFLSLIDLYINNPKSQELKLKDIKSLNELINLLLSIETDYQESRILSQGKNDIESSLLDTLDYNDNLVSKNKKPGDNNINFFHQCLSFFSNDSESSIPSNNLSFDPKNFDDLQYLLNKYSLVAREIELDDQSFTNDCGDLLLFLEDHDDCPVAMKSCSNGYLILNPLSSQIPFRIYKTGDIDIRFNSRAYSIYPTFKPNDLTTLGLLRFSYGKPTNTQKFILSGLFSGLLIGFILAIGKDIGASRWIFGMGFSGLLVGTTLGFLTGGFRIAVLLMFLSTLLGLIVPTFNTFITNYALPDRDFSMLVQLSFILIFSGIVRVSLEWTQNRFIQIAQQKGSFKTQIASINRLLSLPMQFFRKYTFGDLQLRFFSIDELRVEIQNLLEGGLIRASLTSIYILFMLRISVKLTFLAIIIALILIIPTIVIGLQTRPLERRQQELEGEAQSRNLEIINSVSKLRLASAEYEASRWWASSYRRIINIEMILDAKESVSQVLQSIIPNLGYLLIYIVITRLGSEALLDSNNIAPNLGQLLGFFSAFATFIGAMVSLSDLIVGSFDLPIIFERAKPILKELPEDSQDLYDPGNLSGNIKIENLRYQYNLESPFVLNNLNLSIKSGQFVALTGASGCGKSTIVKILLGFDKVIEGNIYFDGMNLNGLRKDLIRKRIGTVSQNSSIFAGNIFECIAGGRVITLEQAWEAIHMVSLTEEIQLMPMGIYTVIPEGGATLSGGQKQRLAIARALIGKPQILIFDEATSALDNPTQETITRSLESLNVTRIVIAHRLTTIKNADNIFVINNGTVVEEGNYQELINKNGLFTNLVKRQIA comes from the coding sequence TTGGATACCTTACACATACTAGATGGAGATATACTATTACTCCCATCAAAAGACATTTTTATTGAGAAGGGCTCGTTAATAATTATTGCTGAGGTTCGTGAATCTAAAACTTCGGAAGTTCTTTATAGAAAAGTAATAAAAGAATTTAAAGAAGGTGATCTAATACCAATAATTAAGACTGAAAATAATATATTGTTATATATTAGAGCACTAGATGAAACAATAATAAAGGACTATCAGTTTAAAACACAAGCTGAGTTAAATGAATGTGAAAATAATATATTTTTAAGCTTGATAGATTTGTATATAAATAATCCTAAAAGTCAAGAATTAAAATTGAAAGATATTAAAAGTCTTAATGAATTAATTAATTTATTATTATCAATTGAGACTGATTATCAAGAATCAAGAATTCTTTCTCAGGGAAAAAATGATATAGAGTCATCTCTTTTAGATACCTTAGATTATAATGATAATCTTGTATCTAAAAATAAAAAACCAGGAGATAATAATATAAATTTCTTTCATCAATGTTTATCATTTTTTTCAAACGATTCTGAATCTTCTATACCTTCTAATAATTTAAGCTTTGACCCTAAAAACTTTGATGATCTGCAATATCTATTAAATAAGTATTCTCTTGTTGCTAGGGAAATAGAATTAGATGATCAATCTTTTACCAATGACTGTGGAGATTTACTCCTTTTTTTAGAGGACCATGATGACTGTCCAGTTGCTATGAAATCATGTTCTAATGGATATCTAATCCTTAATCCATTATCTTCTCAAATACCTTTTAGAATTTATAAAACAGGAGACATTGATATTAGGTTTAACTCTCGAGCTTACTCTATCTATCCAACTTTTAAACCTAATGATCTAACTACATTGGGCTTATTAAGATTCAGTTATGGAAAACCAACTAATACACAAAAATTCATATTGTCAGGGTTGTTTTCTGGATTACTAATCGGATTTATCCTTGCTATTGGTAAAGACATAGGAGCTTCAAGATGGATATTTGGTATGGGATTTTCAGGTTTACTTGTAGGCACGACATTAGGCTTCCTTACAGGCGGTTTTCGTATAGCTGTATTACTTATGTTTTTGTCAACACTTTTAGGATTAATTGTTCCAACCTTTAACACATTTATTACTAATTATGCTTTGCCAGACAGAGACTTCAGTATGCTTGTTCAACTTTCATTTATACTTATTTTTTCTGGAATAGTTAGAGTATCACTAGAGTGGACTCAAAATCGTTTTATTCAAATAGCTCAACAAAAAGGTAGCTTCAAAACTCAAATAGCATCAATAAACCGTCTCTTATCCTTACCAATGCAGTTTTTTAGAAAGTATACTTTTGGCGATCTTCAACTACGCTTCTTTTCAATCGATGAACTTAGAGTTGAAATTCAAAATCTACTTGAAGGAGGATTAATTAGAGCTTCTTTAACTAGTATATATATACTTTTCATGCTTAGAATAAGCGTTAAATTAACATTCTTAGCAATTATAATTGCTTTGATATTAATTATCCCAACAATTGTAATTGGCTTACAAACAAGACCACTTGAGAGAAGGCAACAAGAACTAGAAGGGGAAGCCCAAAGCCGGAACTTAGAGATCATAAATTCAGTCTCAAAGTTAAGGCTTGCTTCAGCTGAATACGAAGCTTCAAGATGGTGGGCAAGTAGTTATAGAAGAATTATTAATATAGAAATGATACTTGATGCAAAGGAATCAGTTTCTCAGGTTCTTCAGTCGATAATACCTAATCTTGGTTATTTACTTATATATATAGTAATAACCAGGTTAGGTTCCGAAGCCTTATTAGATTCAAATAACATTGCACCTAATCTCGGACAATTACTTGGTTTCTTTTCTGCTTTTGCAACCTTTATAGGTGCAATGGTTAGCCTATCTGATTTAATTGTTGGATCTTTTGATTTGCCAATAATATTTGAACGAGCGAAACCAATTCTTAAAGAATTACCCGAAGACTCTCAAGATTTATATGATCCAGGAAATTTATCTGGAAATATAAAGATTGAAAATCTTCGTTATCAATATAATTTAGAGTCTCCTTTTGTTCTTAATAACCTAAACCTTTCTATTAAGTCTGGTCAGTTTGTTGCTTTAACAGGTGCTTCAGGTTGTGGAAAAAGTACTATTGTTAAAATACTTTTAGGTTTTGATAAGGTAATTGAAGGTAATATTTATTTTGATGGTATGAATTTAAATGGATTGAGGAAAGATCTTATAAGAAAAAGAATAGGAACTGTTAGTCAGAATTCATCTATTTTTGCAGGAAATATTTTTGAATGTATTGCAGGTGGAAGGGTAATAACTTTAGAACAAGCTTGGGAAGCTATTCATATGGTTTCTTTAACCGAAGAAATTCAACTAATGCCTATGGGAATATACACAGTTATTCCTGAAGGAGGTGCAACACTTTCTGGAGGGCAAAAACAACGCCTAGCAATAGCAAGAGCATTAATTGGTAAACCACAAATATTAATTTTTGATGAGGCAACTAGTGCACTTGATAATCCTACGCAAGAAACAATAACCAGAAGTCTAGAGTCTCTAAATGTTACTAGAATTGTTATTGCGCATAGACTAACTACTATAAAAAATGCCGATAATATATTTGTAATTAATAATGGAACAGTTGTTGAGGAAGGTAATTATCAAGAATTAATTAATAAAAACGGTCTATTTACTAATCTTGTAAAAAGACAAATCGCATAA
- a CDS encoding NHLP bacteriocin system secretion protein has protein sequence MPLFRKKALDSLSSPEKLKEPMRLLNPGFWSLLISLIGFSTFILTWSIFGRLPVRIKGQGILYSSNTIFFSQPKISARVKNVNVKTGDCVFKDDVLAVLDSDELEIEKKKIKRHLNKITSDSKIEYELESSQLDLKKKELDRYFDLLMNGAVSKMNYEKIELEFKSLKASIIKNNNQRQQTILDKKLNLQKIDDQIKSHSMITSDINGCIIGTNVKIGQYVNSGDKIFQLTTENKDTPLKSFAFLPTRDGKRIKIGQLVKITPTTTNKQRHGGISGEVISVNSLPITRDDLLTNFGNEIVVSKLLMTDSEPMIQIMTSLNRDANSISGYDWGGGKGADLNLTSGTMTNVSIIVERRRPITYMIPLLRDLSGIY, from the coding sequence ATGCCATTATTCAGAAAAAAAGCTTTAGATTCATTATCTAGTCCTGAAAAACTTAAGGAACCTATGCGATTACTAAATCCAGGGTTTTGGTCACTATTGATAAGTTTAATTGGATTTTCTACTTTTATTTTAACTTGGTCTATCTTTGGCAGGTTGCCTGTCAGAATAAAAGGTCAGGGTATACTGTATTCATCTAATACAATATTTTTTTCTCAACCAAAAATTTCAGCACGAGTAAAGAATGTAAATGTAAAAACAGGAGATTGTGTATTTAAGGATGACGTTTTGGCTGTACTAGATTCAGATGAACTTGAAATAGAAAAGAAGAAGATTAAGAGGCACCTAAATAAAATAACTTCAGATTCTAAAATTGAATATGAACTAGAAAGCTCTCAATTAGATCTTAAAAAGAAAGAGTTAGATAGATATTTTGATCTTTTAATGAATGGAGCTGTTAGTAAAATGAATTATGAGAAGATTGAACTGGAATTTAAATCATTAAAAGCTAGTATTATTAAAAATAATAATCAAAGACAACAAACAATCCTCGATAAAAAATTAAATCTACAAAAAATTGATGATCAAATTAAGAGCCATTCAATGATTACATCGGATATTAATGGATGCATAATTGGAACGAATGTAAAAATTGGCCAATATGTCAATTCCGGTGATAAGATTTTTCAATTAACTACAGAAAATAAAGATACTCCTTTAAAAAGTTTCGCTTTTTTGCCAACAAGAGACGGTAAAAGGATAAAAATCGGACAACTAGTAAAGATCACCCCAACGACTACAAATAAACAAAGGCATGGAGGTATATCTGGAGAAGTTATCTCAGTCAACTCGTTACCAATTACTAGAGATGATCTATTAACAAATTTTGGTAATGAAATTGTTGTTTCAAAACTACTTATGACTGATTCTGAACCTATGATTCAGATCATGACTTCATTAAATAGAGATGCTAATTCAATAAGTGGGTATGATTGGGGGGGGGGCAAAGGTGCTGATTTAAATTTAACCTCTGGCACAATGACAAATGTAAGTATTATTGTTGAGAGAAGAAGACCAATAACTTATATGATTCCATTACTTCGTGACTTGTCTGGTATTTATTAG
- a CDS encoding NHLP family bacteriocin export ABC transporter peptidase/permease/ATPase subunit has protein sequence MNYLSEISEIVQTQLAKFNGTWIRTPTVIQMENTECGAASLSIILQHYSKYVPLTQLRELCGISRDGSDAASLILAARSLGLNAKGFKKGISKLKETKLPVIIFWEFNHFLVLEGFIGNKVMLNDPALGPRTVTLEDFDNSYTGIVLTFSPDKEFQPGGKAPSIWPLIFSRLLYEPWPVLFITLTGLILILPQLILPIFSQIYIDEIVNNNMKEWLKPMLIAMAITIIFQTILKNIQLLATRKLEKRLTKKFSANFQKKVLSLPEKFFTQRYAGDIAIRTNYNTIVSEFISSTLIPFVTGLFLLFFYLILTFLYSPILGLIIILSTGFNSLIVALNLRFLKDSSLQISKDSAKASSVIIAAVQEIESVKASAIENDVFKKYAGYQTRLLNYNQEISMRNARLRIIPNILNTFNEVFIIIVGFFLVLTGDLTLGMLLAAQTIALNLKSRIESVINFVQGLPTFSSTILRLEDVLEQPSDPNLIINESQNNFPKERLKLSGKISIKDLTFGYIPLKEPLINHLNLEIEAGQRIALVGGSGSGKSTISKLISGLYQQNEGKILFDNYELTDIPRSIRTNSIALVQQDIQLYGCSVKDNLTLWNTEINDSLIKKSCQQAYILDEILKLPDGFDTILSEGGRNLSGGQRQRLEIARILISQPSILILDEATSALDAETEFKINQSFRRIGCTQIIIAHRLSTIRDADKILVFKNGEIVQEGKHLDMIKSKDSPYSQLINEM, from the coding sequence ATGAATTATCTATCAGAAATATCAGAAATAGTACAAACTCAATTAGCTAAATTCAATGGGACTTGGATTAGAACTCCAACTGTCATCCAAATGGAAAATACAGAATGCGGAGCTGCTTCTTTAAGTATTATTCTTCAACATTACTCGAAATATGTACCTTTAACCCAACTTAGAGAATTATGTGGGATTTCAAGAGATGGAAGCGATGCGGCTAGTTTAATTTTGGCTGCTAGAAGTTTAGGGTTAAATGCAAAAGGATTTAAAAAAGGAATTAGTAAACTTAAAGAAACTAAACTTCCCGTAATTATTTTTTGGGAATTTAATCACTTTTTAGTTTTAGAGGGTTTTATAGGTAATAAAGTTATGCTAAATGATCCTGCTTTAGGACCAAGGACAGTAACTTTAGAAGATTTTGATAATAGCTATACAGGAATTGTTTTAACTTTTTCACCGGATAAAGAATTTCAACCTGGTGGAAAAGCTCCATCAATTTGGCCATTAATTTTTAGCCGACTTTTATATGAGCCATGGCCCGTATTATTTATTACCTTAACTGGATTGATTTTAATATTACCTCAATTAATACTCCCAATATTTTCTCAGATATATATAGACGAAATAGTTAATAATAATATGAAAGAATGGCTTAAGCCAATGTTAATTGCAATGGCCATAACAATTATTTTTCAAACAATTTTGAAAAATATACAGTTATTAGCAACTAGAAAACTAGAAAAGAGGTTGACAAAGAAATTTTCAGCTAACTTTCAAAAGAAAGTCTTATCTTTACCGGAGAAATTTTTTACACAAAGATATGCAGGTGATATTGCGATTAGAACTAATTACAATACTATTGTGTCAGAATTTATATCCTCTACACTAATCCCATTTGTTACAGGATTATTTTTATTATTTTTTTATTTAATTCTTACATTTTTATATAGTCCAATTCTAGGTTTAATTATTATCTTATCAACTGGATTTAATTCATTAATAGTGGCTTTAAACCTAAGATTTCTGAAAGATTCAAGTTTACAGATAAGCAAGGATTCGGCAAAAGCAAGCTCAGTTATTATTGCAGCTGTACAAGAAATTGAGTCCGTTAAAGCTTCTGCAATCGAAAATGATGTTTTCAAAAAGTATGCAGGTTATCAAACTAGATTGCTAAATTATAATCAAGAAATAAGTATGAGAAATGCAAGATTGCGAATTATTCCTAATATATTAAATACATTTAATGAAGTATTCATTATAATAGTTGGATTTTTCTTGGTTCTTACTGGAGACCTAACTCTAGGAATGTTATTAGCTGCACAAACTATTGCTCTTAATCTGAAATCTAGAATTGAAAGTGTAATCAACTTTGTACAAGGTTTACCAACATTTTCATCTACAATTTTAAGACTCGAAGATGTACTAGAACAACCTTCTGATCCAAACTTAATTATAAATGAATCACAGAATAATTTTCCAAAGGAAAGGTTGAAACTTTCTGGTAAAATAAGTATAAAGGATCTGACATTTGGATATATACCACTAAAAGAACCTTTAATTAATCATTTGAATCTTGAAATTGAAGCCGGGCAAAGAATTGCACTTGTAGGAGGAAGTGGGTCTGGAAAAAGTACTATTTCAAAGTTAATTTCTGGCCTATATCAACAAAATGAAGGTAAGATTCTATTCGATAACTATGAATTAACAGATATCCCAAGATCAATTAGAACTAATTCAATAGCTTTGGTCCAACAAGATATTCAATTATATGGTTGTAGTGTAAAAGATAATTTAACATTGTGGAACACTGAAATCAATGATTCTTTAATTAAAAAGTCCTGTCAGCAGGCATATATTTTAGATGAAATACTTAAATTACCAGATGGATTTGATACGATTTTGAGTGAAGGTGGTAGAAATTTATCTGGTGGACAAAGACAAAGATTGGAAATTGCAAGAATATTAATTAGTCAACCAAGTATTTTAATTTTGGATGAAGCAACATCTGCGTTAGATGCCGAAACAGAGTTTAAAATTAATCAATCTTTTAGACGTATTGGTTGCACTCAGATAATTATTGCACATAGGTTAAGTACAATTAGGGATGCAGATAAAATACTAGTCTTTAAAAATGGAGAAATCGTTCAAGAAGGTAAGCATCTTGATATGATTAAATCTAAGGATTCTCCTTATAGTCAACTAATTAATGAGATGTGA